The segment TTGGCGGAGGCTGAGGCGAGGCCGCGGCGGCAGGAGCGTCGACGCGGGCGGTTGGAGCATGAGCCGGCCGATTCTGTGGTGGTCGGAAACCGAGGCGCTCACCCTCGGGGAAACGTATGAGGGCATATTCATCTGCGGGGCTACGGGCAGTGGCAAAACGAGCGGAAGCGCCCGTGGGATCGCAGATGGTTTCCTCCGTGCAAAAGCACGTGGGCGGGGTGGTCCTGGCGTCATTTTTTTCACAGTAAAACCCGGGGATCGCGACTTCTTCATGGAGTTAGCACGCAATGCCGGGCGGTCAGCGGACGTGGTAATTCTGGGCCAAGGACAAGGATTCAACTTCTTGCAGTATGAGTCCGAGCGGGGCGGCACCGATTTGGTTGAGAACGCAGCCGACCTTCTAGCAATCGGTTGCGAAATTGCTCAGCGCGGGGGGACACAAGGCGGCGGGCAGGAGGATGCAAACTTTTGGAAGAACGCCCGTCAGCAACTCGTGCGCAATGCCATTGTTGCACTCAACATTGCGTATGGCCACGCTGGCGTAGTTGAATTGTTCGCGTTCGTTTCGTCGATTCCGACGACGACGAAACAGGCGGAATCAAAACGCTTTCAGAAAAGTTCGTTCTGTTTCAAGGTGTATGCCGACGCGTTGGAGAAATGTCAACCCGAGCAGGAGACGGAGTTGGCGTTAAGCGCCCGCTACTGCACGAGTCAACTGCCGGCGGCCGGCGAAAGAACTCAGGGAAACGTGCTGCTGACTCTGACTTCGATGGCGGACATTCTAGTCCGTGGCCTTGCGAAGCAAATGCTCTGTTCTGAGACAACGGTGACTCCCAAGGATTTGGAGCGAGGCAAGATCATCATAGTTGACGTGCCGATCGCAAAGTACGGTCTTACCGGGCGATTGATCCAGGGCATCATCCGCTACTGCTTCCAACAAGCGATGCTGAAACGCGACGTTCGGCAAGATCTCCGGCCGGTGCTGTTCTTCCAAGACGAATGCCAAGCCGTAACGTCGTCGCATGACGCGAAGTTTCTGTCGTTGTGCAGAGCATTCAATGTTGCCAACATTTTCGCGACGCAAAATCTCGGGAACATGGAGGCCGCATGCGGCGGTGTCAATGGCAAGGCCGAAACCAGTTCAATTCTCGGAAACTTGAACTTGAAGATCATGCATGCCAATGGCTGCCCAAACACGAACAAATGGGTATCGGAATGCATCGGGATGTCGAGGCAATATAAATTCAGCGCGAACAACAGCTATCAGCCGGCGGATGTGCTCAGCGACGTTTTCGGTTTTGGTCCTGGACCGAGTACAAACGCTGGATTTAGCGAAGAGTGGCAGTACGAGGTTCAACCCGCCGAGTTCACTCGGCTGCGGACAGGTGGAGTCCGTCACAACTACCTGATTGACGCGATTGCATTTCAAGCGGGTCGCGTGTTTTTGGATACGGGCCGTACCTGGCGACGCGTCACATTTCGCCAGAAGGTTTAGGCGCGGACGCCGTATAGAACAGTGTGGCAACTCGATCTTTGTTCGCGTGCTCTTCACGCGAGGTCAAGCACTAGGAGTTGTGATCATGGCAGACATGCTGCAACCGCGATCGCCGCAACAGGACTTCCGGAACACCGCCAATGTCGCGGTGGGGCTCGCCGGCGTGTTTGCGGTGACGAGCGAGGTCTTCCTGCATCGGTGCTTCGGCCACAGGTACTTAGGCGGCAAGGCCGGGACGGCACTGATCGTCATTCCGGTGTTCGGTGCGCTGTGCTTTCCTCACCACAGTCAGGTTGGACTGACGGTCTTCTGGTGCCTGTATCTGCTCGCCTTGCTAAAGGCGCAAGGCGAAGCCAAGCAGTTGCGCGCGAAGGGCGTCGATATCCACTCGCGGTACAACGGATGGCCTAAGAAGCTGAAACTTGGCGCAAGCGAGCAGCGGGAGCGGCGGGTCAAGACGTGTGAAGAGCCAATGGTGGTCGCCATCATGGGCGCGCTGGTGTATCTCGGCTTCGATCAGCCACTTGGTGGCTATCTCATGGTGTCCGGTTGCTCGCTGGCGTTCACCAACAGCCTCTACCGCATCAAGGCCGAGCGTCAGGACGATGACATGCGCGATGCGATGATCGAACAGCAAATGATGGCCGACCGGATGGACCAGTTCCGGCGGGCCGGTTAGCTGGTCCGCTTTGTGTTTGCCAAAGGGAGGATGAGCCATGAGTGACGGCGACGAGACTCGGAAAATCGGAGACGGCCATGCCGAGGCGTGGCTGCGGCAGGGATTGCGTGAGCTACGGGCCGCCCTCTACCCGGACTCGAACGTGGCCCAGCAGCCCGAATACGGGCTCTATGGTACGCGTACGCCCGGCGAAATCGCCGATGATCGTCGCATCATCGATCGTGACTTCGACGAAGAGCCGAGCCGCGACGAGTTGATACACGGACACGAGCAGGATATTGACGATGGACGTGACGATCGGCAGCGAGGGATGGAGCGCTGAGCGATGTTTATCCAATTACTGATGAAGCGTATTCAGCGGGGGCGTGAGCGCAAGCAGCCACTTGGATACTGGGGCGCACTGTGGTTACTCATCGTATTGCGGCTTGCCCTTGTCGAGTTTGGCATCCTCTGGTTTTGGGCGCCGCTGTTCATCGCGAGATATGAGCAAGCGGACCATATCCGAAAGCGGCGGAGGCTGCGGCGGGGCAAATCTGGGCAAGAGCGAAACGACCGGGAAGTCGATTCAAAGGGCTAAATCATGTTCACAATGGTGCATTCCATCTTGATCGTCGGTTTGATGCAGTGGCTCTTCACACAGGAATGGGCGGGGCCGCTGATCTATTGGCTTCTGGGATACTTCACGGCCTCGGCGTTGGCCACCGGGCTCGCCTTGGTGGTCGTTTGGCTGTCACGGCGCAAGCCGCGTGACGCGAAGCGGTTGCACGCCGGCAGTGTCACGAAGGAAACGCGCGGAATCAACGCGTCGATCGGAGGTTAACGATGTCGCTCGCGACGCTTTTTTACCTGATGTGCATCGTCGCGGCGTACCGGTTCGGTGCCTTCAATACGCGTCGGCCGGGTGTCGCCTGGTCCTGGTGCCGCGATACGAGCAAGTGGCTGTGGAAATGGCTTCAGTCGTAGGAGCGCTGAAATGTCCGTCATTATAGAAGCCACAAGCGAACCGCTCCTCGTCACTTCTGCCGAGGTCGCGCACCTATTGAACGTCAGCACTCGCACGCTGTGGCGGCAATTGAGCGCCGGTCAGGTGCCGCAGCCCGTGCGTTTTGGCGGAACGGTGCGCTGGCGCATCGACGAACTGCGAAAATGGATCGCCGAGGGTTGCCCGCCGCCACGAGCGCGCGAAAATGAAAGGCGACGGAAATGATCCTGTCTCGGACCGGAGAAGCGACTCATGGCGTCGATCTATAAGAGGTCGAAGAAGAAGGGTGAGCGATACACCATCCAATATTTTGACCATCGCGGGAAACGCCGGACAAAGCTCGGCTTTACGGACAAGGGCTTGACCGAGGAACTCGCCGGCAAGCTCGAACTCGAAGCACGGATGCGAACCACGGGCCTCATTGACCCGTTGCTCGATCGCTTTGCCGAGCAAAAGCGCCTTCCCATCGACGAGCACCTTGATGCTTTCAAGGAAAGCATGGCCGACAACACCGGCAAGCACGTCAAGCTGACGATGACGCGCGTGCGGCGGATCGTCACCGGTGCGGCATTCGAGAAACTCTCGGACATCGAAGGCGAGGCCGTCCAAACGTACTTGCGGAAGCTCCGCAAGGAAGAGGACCTTGGGCACCGGACCTACAATCACTATTTGCAGGCGATGGATGGCTTCTGCAATTGGTGCGTGGTCAGCAAGCGCTTGATCGCAAACCCGATTTTGGGCCTTGAGCGGCTCAATACGGCTGTCGATGTCCGGCACGCGCGCCGGGCGCTGTCAGGCGATGAAGTGGCCCAATTGGTGGAATCGGCACGCAAGAGCGGCGTGGTGATCCAGCGGTATAACGGCGAACAGCGGTCACGAATCTACCTGCTTTCGTACATGACCGGCCTTCGCAAGAAGGAGCTGGCTAGCCTGACGCCGCGGAGTTTTGATTTGGATGCTGCGACGCCGACCGTCACGGTCGAGGCGGCCTGCTCCAAGCATCGCCGCAAGGATGTGCTTCCCCTGCATCCCGATCTCATCGCCAGGCTTCGCCTGTGGCTCAAGGGCCTAAAGCCGACCGACAAACTGTTTCCCAAGCTTGAGCGACGAAAGACCTGGCTCATGGTCAAGAAGGACCTGGAGCGGGTTGGTATCCCGTATGAGAACGACGACGGGATCGCGGACTTCCACGCCTCCGGGCGGCACACCTACATCACTCAATTGCTTCGCAACGGAGCGACGCTGCCGGAGGCCAAGGAGCTCGCCCGGCACAGCGATGTCAACATGACGATGAAGTACACGCACATTGGCCTTCACGATCAGGCCAAGGCGGTCGCGAATCTGCCTGCGCCGAAGCGGGAAGCGGTCGAACCCGCGTCCCGATCTGCGCTGCACTGGCGCTGCAATTTTGGCGGCGCTGCACGGCTTTCGCTGTCTTTGGATGGCAATGGCGCTGCCAAAGAAAAACGCCAAAGCCCCTGTTGCGACAAGGACTTTGGCGTTCGTCGTCGTTCGATGTCATCGAACGGCAAAGTGGAGGCGGCGGGAATCGAACCCGCGACAGCCAGATTCACGGTCTGGTGCTCTACCATCTGAGCTAACCTTTGGCGGCGGACGCAGCCTTCTTCAGAACCCATACACGGAACACGCCGCGCCAACCACGCTTTGAATAGCGCGGGCGAAGCGCGCCGCTGGAACCGGCTGAATCAACCTTGCTTGAATATCGTTGGCCATCTTTCTAGTTCAACGGATCGGAAACGCCGGATTGAATTGTTGCCACTCGTTGCCAAACGTCGTCGCTCATCAGGTGGCGCCAAACGCCAGTCATGGCACGGGCAAATTTCGAGTCGAGCCGTGCCCTTTCCTCGAATCGATCAATTACGTCGGCGCCATATCGACTGAGCAGACACTCCATTGGCCCGGCGGCAATATGCCCAAGCTCCTCGTCTGTGCTGGCGAATCGAACTGCCGCCATGATGAAATTCCACTGCAGTTCGGGTGGCGCAGTGAAACCCATCCATGTGACGCTCGAACTGACTACTTTCTCGTTGGTTACCTCACCTCGCAATTCGTCCAACCAGTCCAGCGCAAGTAACTCTAAATCGGCAGTGCTGAACTTGAGCCAACGGTCGTCGATAGGGAATGCGCACCTCGATTTCTTGATTCTAGTTGGCAAACATCGCGGCCACGTCGCCGCCAAGCCCATTAGACACCAATCGGGCGCCATCGGTTCACGAGAAATGGCGGCTTAGTCCTTCGCCATCGCCTTGGCCGGCTTCGACCGCGAGCGGTTATAGCTCACGGCGGCCTTGACGAGCGCCGCCAGCGCGACGGCGTTGAGCTTCTCTCCTTCGCGAATATCGATCGCGCGGCGCGTGCCGCCCTCCAGGCTCGCATTAAACAGCCCCGTCGGATCGGCGAGCTTGGCCCCTTGCGCGAATGTGAGCTTGACGACTGCTTTGTAAGTCTCGCCGGTGCACACAATCCCCTCTTGCGACCAGACGGGCACACCGCTCGGGTTAGTCGGCTTGACCCACTTGATCTCCTCGACGATGCCGGGCGCCGCCTTGAGGATGATGCGGCGCGCCTCGGCCAAGGTCTCGCCGCGCCAGTCCGCTAACTTGCGAACTCGCTCGTCGACGCGGCGCGTGGCCGCCGGCTCGGACTGGCGAGTTTTCGCGGCGGCGGCGCGGAACTTCGTCGCGGCGCCCGCTGCTCGCTTGCTGGCGGTGGCTGGCGCCTTCGCCTTCTTGGTAGCGGGCCGCTTCGCCTGCCTGGCCGGCGCGGCGCGTTTGGCCTTCGGTTGGGAGCGGTCTGGCGTCATGTTGCTTTTCGTTTCGGATGGTACGGCGAGTGTCAGATTGTCAGCATATTCTGGCTGGCCACTAAAGCTGCGGCAAACCTTCGACTTCCATAATCGGCCTGATCTCGGCGGTCCCCCGCCGCGTGCCAGGAATCTTGGTGGCAATGGCGATCGCTTCCTCCAGACTGCCGACGTCGATCAGAAAATAGCCGCCGAGTTGCTCCTTGGTCTCGGCGTATGGCCCGTCGAAGACCAGCGGTTTGCCGTCGCGCAGCCGCACGCAGGTGGCCGTGGCGGGGGGCTGCAACGGCGACGCCCCCCGATATTGCCCTGCGGCATGAAGCTGATGGCAGACGTCGATCGATTCCGCCAGCGCGACCTTGTGGTCTTCCGGGGGCCATGCCCCTTCCTCGGCGTACATGAGCAGGATGTATTTCATCGTGGCTCCCAGTGGTCTTTTACCACAAATCAATCCAACCACCCCGGATCGCGCGTCGATCAGACTCTACTACCCAACAACTTGGCCTCCTCTTTCCGAACGGCCGTAGCGATATGCTTGGCGTATTGTCCAATGCTGTGGTCGGCCAATAGATCGATCTGCCACTTGAGCAGGCCGCCAATCAGCCCACGCCAGCGATCGCGGCTGCGCAGCACCCCTTTGAGCGGGCGAATCCGTCCATAGCGATCGAGATATTTCTCTTTGCCGCTATGCCGGTAACCCATCCAGATCGGCGGCACGCGCGTGACGACATCGTTGTTGTGGACCCAGCGGAAATGCGTTAGCTCAGCATGCCGCACGTAGCGCCGGCAGCCGACGCGCGGCGAGCCAAAGGTGTGCAACTCTTGCGGATCGCTCGCGATCGACGACGCCTTGCAGCGGTAGGCGCAGATGGTGGCCATGGCTGCGCCGAGCGAATGGCCGCAAAACCAGACCGGTTGCCGCTGACCGCGAATCCAATCTTCCAGCGTGGGCCACAGGTCGTCGACTTCGCGATTGAATCCGCTGTGGACATTGCCAAATGCGCCAACCACCGACATCACCGCATTGGCGTCGGCCTGCAAGTCGTTCCACTCGGTCGGCTCGGTGCCGCGGCAGGCCAGCACCACATCGTGTTCGTTGGAGAACTGATACGCCTGCGAGCCATCGCGATCGAGCAATCGCGCCACCGGAAAACCGATCGCGGCGGCCGCTCGTTGCGCCTCGGCCTCGTCGTTGTAGGCGATCATCGCCAACTCGGCCATCGCCAGCGCGCGGCGCAAAAAGCTCAGACTGCCCAGCGGCCCGCGCACGTCGGAATGCAAGACCAGCGGCGCCTCGCCCGCGTCTTGGATGATCTTGGGCGCTACGGCGACTTCGCTTTTGTTCGACATGGGCAATGAGCTTCCGTCTGGCCCGGTGGAGGAGACATTCTTATCGATTGTGAACAACTCAAATCTTCGCGATAAACCGTTCGCCACCAATTTTTTCACCCCGATGGTCGCTGGCCGGTATTCTACAGTTCGCAAGTCCGAATGCCATTCGCAGATGACTCAGGGCGCTATGCGACCACGCGAATGAATTTGGGTGCTGACGGCATAGCACATTTGGTTTGTGATCGTGGCGATTTCTTTGAAATCATTGCGCCCAATCATTTGATATTTGCCATGAACATCGCTGTTCTGAAAAACTGGCCCCTCGCGCGATGGCTCGATTGGGCGGGCAGGATCGCGGCGCTCGTTCTGCTGATTTTCTGGGGTCAATTCTTTGTCGCCCATCTCAGTTGGTTCGCCGATCTCGGCAACTTGCCGCCGCCACGCGTTTTTGCGTTGCAACTGCTCCATCTGGCGTTTCTGGTCGGACTGATGCTCGGTTGGCGCTGGCCGCTGGTGGGCGCCGCTGTTTTGCTGCTCGCGGCGGTTCCGTTCTTTTGGTTCGCGGCGGGTTCAAATTTTCTGCCGTTCGCCGCCGTCACCAGCGTGCCCGCCGCGCTTTGGATTTCGGCCCGGCTGGCCGCGGCGCGTGCTCGCTAACGGCATGCTTGCTATCGCACATCGTGCATTGCTTGACTCGAATCTGTCGGCCGCAGTATCGTCGCGGATTCACTCCGTCGTACAAATCAACTGGCGCTGAGCGCATCGGGCCATGCCTGACAACGACACGCCAAAGCTATACGCCGAACTGGCCACTTGGTGGCCGCTGCTGTCATCGCCAGACGACTACGCCGAAGAGGCTGAGACTTATCGGCAGTTGCTGGTCGAAGCCTGCGCGCGGCCGCCGCGCACGCTGCTGGAGATCGGTTCGGGCGGAGGCAACAACGCCTCGCACCTCAAGCGGTATTTTCGAATGACGCTGGTCGATCGCTCGCCCGACATGCTCGCGATGAGTCGTCAGTTGAATCCGGAATGCAAGCACATCGTCGGCGACATGCGCGATGTGCGGCTTGGTCGCCAATTCGACGCCGTGTTCATCCACGACGCTATTTGCTACATGACCAGCGAGGAGGATTTGCGCCGCGCAATCGAAACGGCATTTGTCCATTGCGCGCCGGGGGGCGCCGCGCTGCTTGCGCCAGACCATGTCCGCGAGAACTTTCGCGAATCGACCGACCACGGCGGCAGCGACTGCGGCGCCCGCGGCCTGCGCTATTTGGAATGGACCTGGGATCCCGATCCTGGCGACACCACCTACCAGGTCGATTACGCCTATCTGCTTCGCGAGGTGGATGGCTCGGTCCACGTCGAGCACGATCGCCACATAGAAGGACTCTTTGCCCGCGCCGATTGGCTGCGACTATTGACCGCAGCCGGCTTTGAGCCGCGCGTCGCGCCGGTCACGCACTCTCAACTTGCACCCGGCGAGTACGAACTGTTCGTCGCCCGCCGGCCCGTTTGACGGCGCCAGCTCAGCTTGCGAAGTCGCTACGCAAGCGCCAAGCGCGAGCGCGGTCGTCGCACGCGCGAATCCAAGGCGACTTGGCCTCGGCATACTCCCCCCAGTCCTCGGAATGTAGCGCCGCCACGCGACGCTTCTCCGCTTCGTAATCGCTCGCCTCGCGCGGATGGGCGCGGAGATAGTCGCGAAACGCGAGATGCCGCTCAATTTGCGCGTCGCCGCGCGCAAAGGCGTGTACCTGAAACCGCCGCGCGCCGGTGACCAAGTCGTCGTCCGTGCAATAACGCCGGCCGGCGATGCCGAACTCGCCTCGCCACTGATAACCTAGCGCGACGACTTGCGGCGCGCAGGCATCGAACGCGTCCAAGCTGGCGACCGTCGCCAGCAGATCGATGATCGGTTTGGCAGCGATGCCGCCAATCGCCGTTGAACCAATGTGATCGATGGTCACCAGCGCATCGCCAATCGCCGCGCGCCACCTGGTGCGCTCTGCCGCGGCGATGTTTGCCCAACCGGGGTCGTGAGGACAAAGCACCACTCGCCTGTTTTCAGGCATGGCCATTTTACTCTTGGTTCATTTCGTTCACTCACCGTGCCGCGTCAGCGGACCGTACAACTCGGGCCGGCGGAAGCGATACAGATACTCTGGCTCCGCGCGGGCAGACGCCAGCGCCGCGGCCTCCAGATCGGCCACGATCAGGCCGCACTCGCCAGTCGCGGCGGTCCACTCGGCCAGCGTCTCGCCACGCGGTGAGACGATCATGCCGCCACCAGGAAACTGCTGACGCGCGCCGGCGCATTCCACGCTTCCCACGTAGTTACTGGCCACGACGAAGACGCCGTTCTCCACCGCGCGGGCGCGAATCGCGGCGCCGGCCCAGGATGCCCAACCTGCTGGCGTCGCTGGCGGCGGATCGGCGGCGAATGGCATCAGCACCAACTCCACATTTTGCACGGCTAACAAGCGCGTCGACTCGGGGATCAAGGCGTCAAAGCAGATGTTCACGCCGATGCGCGCTAGTGGCGTTTCGACCACCGGCGCCGATTGACCGCCGTTGTAAAACGGCGTCTCGAACATCGGCACATGCAGTTTGCGCCAGTGGCCAATCAATCCTTGCGGGCCGATCAGCACATGCGCGTTGTGGAGCAAGTTGCCGGCGTCTTCCAACAGACCGGCGCAGATCAATATATTGTGCCGCTTGGCCGACTCGGCCAGCGCCGTCAGCGGCCGGCAGTCGAGCGGCAGCGCCAACTGGCGAGCCTCGGCCAATGCCCGCCGCAACCAAGACTCGTGCTCGCCGGTGGGATGATTGGGAATGAAGCCGGTCAGCGACAACTCGGGGAACAGCACCAGCCGCGCCCCCTCGCTCGCGGCGCGGCCGCTCCAATGGATCAACTTTTCGAGATTTTCCGCCAGTTGCCCTGGCTTGGTGTCGACGGCTGCCGCCGCCACGCGCACTCGATCAAGCATGAGCGGCTACTCGCATTGGTTAGTTTTGATTGAGTTGTCACTCGCCGCTACTGCCGCACAGTTCGTCGGACGATCGCGCCCCCTGCTGATGCAGCCAGCCAACCAACGCATTGGCGCCGCTGCGCCGCGCCGCGTCTAGTGGCGTCAACTGGTCATAACCAACCCAGTTGCGGTCGGCGCCGCTGGCCAACATCCGCTCGGCCGTGGCTCGCTGTCCGCCATGGCACGCGCCCCAAAACGCGTGGGTAATGTCGTCAACCGTTGGCGCTGGCTTGCCAGTCAGATGTTGTTCGACGCGATCCAATAGCCCCAGAGCCGCCGACTCCCACAACGTCGATTTGGCGCCTCGTTCAATCAGTCGCCGCGCCGCGTTCCATTGGCCAAACGCCGTGGCGTCGGCCAAAGGCGTGCCACCGCCAATCACTGCGCCGTGCGCCTCGATATCGGCGCCAGCGTCGAGTAGCGCGTCGAGCACTGCCACATCGTCGCTACTGGCCGCCCAGTGCAGCGGCGTCTCGGTGTGCGGTCCGGTGAAGCGCGCGTTCACGTCGGCGCCTGCCGCCACCAGCGCCGCCACCGTTTCGGCGCCGCGCGGAAAATGTCCTGGCCAGTCGGTGGCCACGTGCAGCAGCGTGCGCGTCATGCCTTGCCCGCACTTGCCAAGTGCGTCGCCAAGCTGGACGGTCGCCAGGCCGGGGTGCTCGGCCAGCAGGCGAGTCAACGCTTCCACGTCGCCTTGATGGATCGCCGCCACGGCGGCGACCGCCAATGGATCGTCGGTCGAGATGCGCGGTTCCATCAGATTGCTCACGGAGGAAGTGATCCGATTAGCAGCGTGGGACTCGATTCGGCAATCATACCAACGGCCAATGCCCGCCTAAGTTGAACAGTCAAACGAGCCGCTGTCGCATTCCAACTCGAAAGTTGCTCAGTTGCCACGAGTTTTAGACATTGATTCCAGGCCTCCGCATGAGCCCGCACGTCACTGATTCGCGGATTCCGAAAACTCCGAAAACCCCTTACCTGCCCACATAGCGATCTTTTTACGCAAGGTGCTTTATGCAAACAACTTACACAGCAAACAACTCTCGATTCCTGGCGGTTTTGAATGGGGGAATTCGGAGTGTTGGTTGAGTTTTCGGCCTTTCTGAAAA is part of the Pirellulales bacterium genome and harbors:
- a CDS encoding TraM recognition domain-containing protein, which encodes MFDVDVEQLVQNADQETLIGALSVLGLILVFAQLSWRRLRRGRGGRSVDAGGWSMSRPILWWSETEALTLGETYEGIFICGATGSGKTSGSARGIADGFLRAKARGRGGPGVIFFTVKPGDRDFFMELARNAGRSADVVILGQGQGFNFLQYESERGGTDLVENAADLLAIGCEIAQRGGTQGGGQEDANFWKNARQQLVRNAIVALNIAYGHAGVVELFAFVSSIPTTTKQAESKRFQKSSFCFKVYADALEKCQPEQETELALSARYCTSQLPAAGERTQGNVLLTLTSMADILVRGLAKQMLCSETTVTPKDLERGKIIIVDVPIAKYGLTGRLIQGIIRYCFQQAMLKRDVRQDLRPVLFFQDECQAVTSSHDAKFLSLCRAFNVANIFATQNLGNMEAACGGVNGKAETSSILGNLNLKIMHANGCPNTNKWVSECIGMSRQYKFSANNSYQPADVLSDVFGFGPGPSTNAGFSEEWQYEVQPAEFTRLRTGGVRHNYLIDAIAFQAGRVFLDTGRTWRRVTFRQKV
- a CDS encoding helix-turn-helix domain-containing protein, whose protein sequence is MSVIIEATSEPLLVTSAEVAHLLNVSTRTLWRQLSAGQVPQPVRFGGTVRWRIDELRKWIAEGCPPPRARENERRRK
- a CDS encoding DUF1801 domain-containing protein, with the translated sequence MTPDRSQPKAKRAAPARQAKRPATKKAKAPATASKRAAGAATKFRAAAAKTRQSEPAATRRVDERVRKLADWRGETLAEARRIILKAAPGIVEEIKWVKPTNPSGVPVWSQEGIVCTGETYKAVVKLTFAQGAKLADPTGLFNASLEGGTRRAIDIREGEKLNAVALAALVKAAVSYNRSRSKPAKAMAKD
- a CDS encoding YciI family protein, coding for MKYILLMYAEEGAWPPEDHKVALAESIDVCHQLHAAGQYRGASPLQPPATATCVRLRDGKPLVFDGPYAETKEQLGGYFLIDVGSLEEAIAIATKIPGTRRGTAEIRPIMEVEGLPQL
- a CDS encoding lipase family protein; translation: MFTIDKNVSSTGPDGSSLPMSNKSEVAVAPKIIQDAGEAPLVLHSDVRGPLGSLSFLRRALAMAELAMIAYNDEAEAQRAAAAIGFPVARLLDRDGSQAYQFSNEHDVVLACRGTEPTEWNDLQADANAVMSVVGAFGNVHSGFNREVDDLWPTLEDWIRGQRQPVWFCGHSLGAAMATICAYRCKASSIASDPQELHTFGSPRVGCRRYVRHAELTHFRWVHNNDVVTRVPPIWMGYRHSGKEKYLDRYGRIRPLKGVLRSRDRWRGLIGGLLKWQIDLLADHSIGQYAKHIATAVRKEEAKLLGSRV
- a CDS encoding class I SAM-dependent methyltransferase, with product MPDNDTPKLYAELATWWPLLSSPDDYAEEAETYRQLLVEACARPPRTLLEIGSGGGNNASHLKRYFRMTLVDRSPDMLAMSRQLNPECKHIVGDMRDVRLGRQFDAVFIHDAICYMTSEEDLRRAIETAFVHCAPGGAALLAPDHVRENFRESTDHGGSDCGARGLRYLEWTWDPDPGDTTYQVDYAYLLREVDGSVHVEHDRHIEGLFARADWLRLLTAAGFEPRVAPVTHSQLAPGEYELFVARRPV
- a CDS encoding GrpB family protein, which codes for MPENRRVVLCPHDPGWANIAAAERTRWRAAIGDALVTIDHIGSTAIGGIAAKPIIDLLATVASLDAFDACAPQVVALGYQWRGEFGIAGRRYCTDDDLVTGARRFQVHAFARGDAQIERHLAFRDYLRAHPREASDYEAEKRRVAALHSEDWGEYAEAKSPWIRACDDRARAWRLRSDFAS
- a CDS encoding carbon-nitrogen hydrolase family protein, which codes for MLDRVRVAAAAVDTKPGQLAENLEKLIHWSGRAASEGARLVLFPELSLTGFIPNHPTGEHESWLRRALAEARQLALPLDCRPLTALAESAKRHNILICAGLLEDAGNLLHNAHVLIGPQGLIGHWRKLHVPMFETPFYNGGQSAPVVETPLARIGVNICFDALIPESTRLLAVQNVELVLMPFAADPPPATPAGWASWAGAAIRARAVENGVFVVASNYVGSVECAGARQQFPGGGMIVSPRGETLAEWTAATGECGLIVADLEAAALASARAEPEYLYRFRRPELYGPLTRHGE
- a CDS encoding ankyrin repeat domain-containing protein — encoded protein: MSNLMEPRISTDDPLAVAAVAAIHQGDVEALTRLLAEHPGLATVQLGDALGKCGQGMTRTLLHVATDWPGHFPRGAETVAALVAAGADVNARFTGPHTETPLHWAASSDDVAVLDALLDAGADIEAHGAVIGGGTPLADATAFGQWNAARRLIERGAKSTLWESAALGLLDRVEQHLTGKPAPTVDDITHAFWGACHGGQRATAERMLASGADRNWVGYDQLTPLDAARRSGANALVGWLHQQGARSSDELCGSSGE